The following nucleotide sequence is from Nitrospira sp..
CCTCTCATCAATGGTAAAGGGGGCATTGCTGTTTGTTTCTTCTGAGGATTTTGCCGCAGAATTTACCAACGGTCGTTCTGTCATCAAAGCGTCCCAGAGGTCCGGCAACTCAGCCTCTCTTCTGATAAATCCGAGCCACCTCCGAACATGAGACACCACATCTTTCCAATGCTGCACACTGAAACCGTCCACTTCAGATTGCAGGCCGGGCGAGTACGTGGGACGAAAGCTTCCTTCATGCTTTTCAAATTCAAAATAGTAGTCAGTCCCGGTAAAATATAACGTGGGTATGTGCGCCGGGTAATTATCCAACCAGCTCTCCGAAGTTCCCCAGGCAAAGGCGGAAGGGTCAAACTTTTCGTCCTGAATACACTTAAAAATGTCATTCCGCTGTGATGTCAGTAAATTGTATTTGGTCGAAATATCTTCACTCATGCCGAGGGTCTCGCTTTACATACAAGCAGGCAGATCATTCTGAACTGGCATTCAAGGTGAACCACGGCGCGCAGTCTAGGCATCTGCCTAGGAAGTGTCAACAACCCCGCCGGTCGCCGAATTTTGCCCAAAAATGTTTCCGGGTATACGCGATGCGCCGGAAGCCAATTTCCCCCGTACCCCTCGCGCGAAGATAGGACGCGCCTACACGCGCACAGAAGGACGCGAACGCCCGCGCGTCAATTCACGCGCACGTGCAGGCACAGGCGCGAAGAATGGACACGCTCACGGACGAGCGTTGCACTTCTCAGTGAGGTCGCGCCTTCCGGTCACGTAGGCGGCTCTGAGCGTTCCGCCGACTGCATTGATTGTCTTGATATCGTCTTCGTAGCCCGCATAGATCTTCGCCGCCACATCCCTATGACGCTTGATGTACTCGACAGCAACATCAAGCACACGGACCTCTTCAAGGGTTAGATCTAGCTTCATGGATACTCTCCTTTCTTGAGGAACATCCCAAAGACATAGCGTAGGTAAAACGGGGAGGTCGTTCAAGAGATCACCTATACAGAAATCCCTTTCGTTTCCGGCCTCTCAAATGCTGCGCCAATCCCACAAATTCCCATTCGCCCCTAAATATTCGATATACACTTGATTTTTGTATATCGCTGTGCTACCTTCCACTCATCAACTTGGAGGCGCACACCATGACCACAGTCAAGCGAGTAGCCTTATACGCACGTGTCTCGACAGACGGACAGAGCGTAGAGAATCAGCTTCGGGAACTGCGAGAGGTCGCGGAGCGGCATGGATGGCAGATCGTTAAGGAGTACGTCGATAAGGGCATTTCTGGAGCCAAGGGACGCGATGAGAGGCCACAATTCAACGCAGTCCTCAATGGGGTAGCCCGCAAGGAGTTTGACCTTGTTGCGGCCTGGTCTGTAGATCGTCTAGGCCGGAGCCTTCAGCATCTCATCGGCTTCTTGAATGAACTACACGCCAAGAAGGTTGACCTCTATTTGCATCAACAGGGCATCGACACCACCACTCCCGCAGGCCGTGCGATGTTCTCCATGCTAGGCGTCTTCGGGGAGTTTGAACGGTCGATGATTCAGGAGCGCGTCAAGGCCGGGCTCAAGCGAGCCGTCGCGCAAGGGAAGGTCCTAGGTAGGCCGATGATTAACGGGGAGATCGAACAGAAGGTTCTCGCTCTCCGAGCCAAGGGGCAGGGCATTATCAAGATAGCCAAGACCGTAGGCATCGGCGTAGGTACCGTGTCCCGAATGGTGAAAGCCTAGGCCGTCAGTTTCGAGGCTAGCCGGGAACTCTTCCGGCTGGCCGCGCCTCTCTCCTCCGTCCATCCGCAACCGATCCAAAATATTTTTCACCTTCATCCAACCCAGCCGCGCTTTCGTGTGGCTGACGGAGCTTCGTAAATGCCTAAACTGTGTTCTAAATCACACAACCTTAGAATGGTCGCGCTCATGCGGGCCAAGATTCCCACCAAGGTTTGCGTTGTCCCTCGCTGTGGGCGGGCCGTCTATCCCGGCCTTACCGTCTGTAGTAAGCACCAAATCGCCAGAGCCGTGAGAGGCCTAGCATGGGCCGAGCCCGATGTACTGCCCTTGGCGAAGAGACGGCCTTACATTCGCGCCTTACGTACTCACCTGACGGAACGGCTTCGACTGGGAACAGACCTCACCGTCTATACCGCTGTCCGCGACCTCGCTTCGTTTATTCGCGTTCAGTGCATGCCTGAAGGTCTACAACCCTCCGACTTAGGAAGACGAGGCTTAACGGGAGTTCGCAAGATTCGAGCGGTCCTAGGCATCCTTGCTCGACAATTCGGTTCACCCGAAGCCGCTGCCCTTGCCGTGCTCTCTGTGGCCTGTGGCGTCACCCTCGCCGCGAAGGTCGAAAGTAAGGTTCAACACCCTCTCATCACTCGCGCCTCTATTACTTCCTCCATCTGGTTTCTCGTCTCAACACGCCCTCAGCGCTTTGGCGAACGCGTCTACCGGCGACACCGGCCACAGATCAAAGGTCCGCGTCTCCAAGCTGCCGTCGAAAAGCTTATCGTGAAGCCTTATGTCCCGTTCCTGCTGACGGCTGACACTGAGCACGAACTACTCTCGCACATGATGCAACCTGACGCGGCGGTCTATGGGTTTCCTGGGTATCTGTGGAAACGCTGGAGCCGTCGCCTCAACAAGTCCATTCAAAAAGTCATGAACAAAGGAGCCTACTACCATGTCCGTTAAGGAAGACCAGGAAGCGTTTGAAAAGGAAAAGACAGCACGAGCGAGCAAGATCAAAACCTATTTGCAGGGCAAGGCCGAGCCTAAGGCCAAACGTAAGGCCCACCCAAAGGCCAAGCCTCAGGCAGCACTACCCGCAGAGACCATGGCCGAGCCTTCCACTCCCTCTACCGTGAATCAACCTATCAGCATCCCTGTCCGCGACTCTTCCGCGCCTAATGGCTTACGGTATCGACCTATGAAGCCGTGGGAACGGATGGAAGGAAACCGAGTCGTTCAGTTCCGCCCTATGACACGTAGGGAGCGAGAGGCAGAACAAGAGTTCAAGTTTCTCGCCTCAGTGAAACGAGACGACGAAGCCCACAAGGAGCAACGCAGGAAGGCCGACGAAGAGGCGAAGCAATGGGCGAAGGAAGACCGACAGAGGCGAGAGCATGAGGAGCGAACCGGCTTGAGGGAATATGAGCCGGGGCGGTATCTCGATATTG
It contains:
- a CDS encoding recombinase family protein — its product is MTTVKRVALYARVSTDGQSVENQLRELREVAERHGWQIVKEYVDKGISGAKGRDERPQFNAVLNGVARKEFDLVAAWSVDRLGRSLQHLIGFLNELHAKKVDLYLHQQGIDTTTPAGRAMFSMLGVFGEFERSMIQERVKAGLKRAVAQGKVLGRPMINGEIEQKVLALRAKGQGIIKIAKTVGIGVGTVSRMVKA